A window from Halomicrobium urmianum encodes these proteins:
- a CDS encoding chemotaxis protein CheW, whose translation MSDDERMDRARRIRRMREGQRADESEAADGADDESPRDEPDDTVPDESAAPADGDGSVADGGQGAAADAHEAPDGGNEVTADADGAAVGGNEDAERVTADDETEAVDEGDAMSEDDTTVTGDEPGDEAVAAARRAAQSATQVAGGGSDDSGVAAEPRSDDADEAVAAAAADVGSIDLPEADEAADAVEEAVAAAETGAADDDAGDPTDAGRGGARATAGAEAAGRADSTRVLEFALGGERYCIDIDGVEEIVERESVTRVPNTRDCVTGVVDLRGQITTILDPKELLDIEADGSPELIVVFDPDAFDDQGALGWLVDEVRQVVPVTPSQVNDPPVETDYVEGVVDREDDDEFVVWIDPEVALGAAVGDEDE comes from the coding sequence ATGAGCGACGACGAACGCATGGATCGGGCCCGCCGGATCCGGCGGATGCGCGAGGGCCAACGCGCCGACGAGTCCGAGGCGGCCGACGGGGCCGACGACGAGTCGCCGCGGGACGAGCCCGACGACACGGTGCCCGACGAGTCGGCCGCCCCCGCAGACGGGGACGGGAGCGTGGCCGACGGCGGACAGGGGGCCGCGGCCGACGCGCACGAGGCTCCGGACGGTGGGAACGAGGTCACGGCCGACGCGGACGGGGCCGCGGTCGGTGGGAACGAGGATGCGGAGCGTGTGACGGCGGACGACGAGACCGAAGCGGTCGACGAGGGCGACGCGATGAGCGAGGACGATACCACCGTGACCGGCGATGAACCGGGCGACGAAGCCGTCGCGGCCGCCCGGCGGGCGGCGCAGTCAGCGACGCAGGTCGCCGGCGGCGGCTCGGACGATTCCGGTGTCGCGGCGGAACCGCGGTCCGACGACGCGGACGAGGCCGTCGCTGCGGCCGCCGCGGACGTCGGTTCGATCGACCTGCCGGAGGCCGACGAGGCAGCCGATGCCGTCGAGGAGGCAGTCGCGGCGGCCGAGACGGGAGCTGCGGACGACGACGCCGGGGACCCGACCGACGCCGGCCGCGGCGGCGCGCGTGCGACCGCGGGCGCCGAGGCCGCCGGCCGGGCGGACTCGACCCGCGTACTGGAGTTCGCTCTCGGCGGCGAGCGCTACTGCATCGACATCGACGGCGTCGAGGAGATCGTCGAGCGCGAGTCCGTGACGCGGGTCCCGAACACCCGGGACTGCGTCACCGGCGTGGTCGACCTGCGCGGCCAGATCACGACGATTCTGGATCCGAAGGAGCTCCTGGACATCGAGGCCGACGGCTCGCCGGAACTGATCGTCGTCTTCGACCCGGACGCCTTCGACGACCAGGGGGCGCTGGGCTGGCTCGTCGACGAGGTCCGGCAGGTCGTGCCCGTGACGCCCTCGCAGGTCAACGACCCGCCGGTCGAGACCGACTACGTCGAGGGCGTCGTCGACCGCGAGGACGACGACGAGTTCGTCGTCTGGATCGACCCCGAGGTCGCCCTCGGCGCGGCCGTCGGCGACGAGGACGAGTAG